CACGCCGGCGAGTTGGCCCGGATGCTCGGCGTGGATCGCGCCGAGGTGGAGGGCGCCCGGCTGGATCACGCGGTGCTGGCGGCCCGCCGGTACGGGGCCGAGGTCCTGCTGAAGGGCTACACCACGGTGGTCGCCGGGCCGGGGGACGACCCGGGCTGGGTCAACGGCGCGGGCTGCGCCGCGCTGGCTACGGCCGGCAGTGGCGACGTGCTCTCGGGTCTGACGGGGGCCTTGCTGGCGGCCGGGTTACCGGCGGCGGCGGCCGGGGCGCTCGGCGCGCACCTGCACGGTGCGGCGGCGCGGGAAGCGGCCGACGGGGCGGGTCCGGTCTCGGCGGCGAGCGTCGCGGAGCACGTCCCGGCGGCGTGGCGGCGCATTGCCGCCACTTTCCAGGATCAGTAGGGCAGCTTCTTGCCGGAAGGCGTGCGCATGTCGAGCGGGGCTTCCTGCCGGATCTTCGCGCCGCTCTTGGACGTCAGCGACTTCTTCTCGATCTGAATCTGGCTCTGGGACATCTCAGACCCCCTCACCGTCGGTGACTGCAGTCGGTGCGGTCACCTGTGGACCATCAGACGCGTTGTGTCCGGGTTCGGTTGCCATCCGTTCGGATGATTTGGCGGTCCTTCACTCAGCCGAGCGGCCCGCGTGACACGTTCTTGAAGATGATTCACGTAACGCGCCGTGGTGGTGCAGCGCACGCCAGTTCTGCGCCGCCGCAGTGCCAGAATCGATTCGATGAATGCACCCCGACCGCCGACCGCCGACCTGCGGTGGCGCGCGCAGGCACGCGTCGACCTGGATGTCGTCCGGGAGAACGTGCGTTCGTTGCGTGCGGCCGCCGGGTCGGCGCAGGTGATGGCCGTGGTCAAGGCCGACGGTTACGGGCACGGGATGGTGCCGGTGGCCCGCGCCGCCGTGTCCGCGGGCGCGAGTTGGCTGGGCGTCGCAGTGCTCGAGGAGGCCATGCGACTGCGGGCGGCCGGACTGGACTGCCGGGTGTTCTGCTGGCTGGCCGCGCCCGGCGAGGACTTTGCGCCGGCGATCGCAGCCGACGTCGACCTGTCCGCGAGCGCGACCTGGGCGGTGGCCGAGATCGCCGTGGCCGCCCGTTCGGTGGGTCGCCCGGCGCGGCTGCACCTGAAGGTCGACAGCGGGCTGGGCCGTGGCGGGGCGACGCCGGCCGAGTGGGCCAACCTGGTGGAGGCCGCGGGCAAGGAGCAGGCGAGCGGGACGATCGAGGTGGTCGGCGTCTGGTCGCACCTGGCCTGTGCCGACGAACCGGGGCGACCTGAGAACGCTGCGCAGATCGGGGCTTTCCGGGCCGCGGTCGAGTTCGCCGAGCGCGCCGGGTTGCGCCCGCAGGTGCGACACCTGGCCAACTCGGCCGGGACTGTCGCGCTGCCGGACGCGCACTTCGACCTGGTCCGGCCGGGCATCGCGGTCTACGGCTGCTCCCCGGCGCCGGAGGTCGGCGACAGCGCGAGCTTCGGGCTGCGGCCGGCGATGACGCTGGTAGCCCGGCTCGCACACGTCAAACGTGTGCCCGCCGGGCACGGGGTGTCCTACGGGCACACTTATGTGACG
The nucleotide sequence above comes from Sporichthyaceae bacterium. Encoded proteins:
- the alr gene encoding alanine racemase; translated protein: MNAPRPPTADLRWRAQARVDLDVVRENVRSLRAAAGSAQVMAVVKADGYGHGMVPVARAAVSAGASWLGVAVLEEAMRLRAAGLDCRVFCWLAAPGEDFAPAIAADVDLSASATWAVAEIAVAARSVGRPARLHLKVDSGLGRGGATPAEWANLVEAAGKEQASGTIEVVGVWSHLACADEPGRPENAAQIGAFRAAVEFAERAGLRPQVRHLANSAGTVALPDAHFDLVRPGIAVYGCSPAPEVGDSASFGLRPAMTLVARLAHVKRVPAGHGVSYGHTYVTDRQTTLGLVPVGYADGIPRAAGNTAPLWAAGARRRIAGRVCMDQFVVDLGDDAADIGEEVVLFGTGESGEPTVQEWADAIGTITYEIVTRIGERIPRVYRGTA